The Punica granatum isolate Tunisia-2019 chromosome 4, ASM765513v2, whole genome shotgun sequence sequence CACTGTGGCAAATGCAACAATCCTTGCAGGAAGGGGAATGTTTGCTCTTATGGGTTCTGCAATTATGCTTGAACCCGCTGAAGATTAAGAGAAGATACtcattcaaattaatttgttcaatatttaaaatatgtaGTTTCAtgcaatattaattttatatgggTTCTTATATTGTACGCGCGTGCGCATATGTTATGTATTCCTTGATATATCATGTCTATTATGTATTGTCAATCTTATTTTTGGTGGACCACGAGAGTTTCTCAGCCCGAGACAAATCCCGTTAGGTACTGACTTGACCTTGACTACTATATGTATCCTCAATTTTATGAGGGGATGGATTTGTTCATCTCATGTCAACTACCAAGGAACCTTGTAAAAGTGTTTGTAGAATGCTGAAGCAGTTTGTAACAAATATGGTAAATCTGAATTCAATAAATGTCGACTTTATAAACTTTCTTtgcaaaatataataattcaaaatttaattcttGTATCTAACCAAATCTTATTGCCAGTACAAATATCCAAGTTCAAGAAAACAATACATACTCTAATTAGTTCATCTGAAAAAGGTTTACTCATAGAATGACCATAGCTTAAAAGGTTTCCAATGAGACTACAATACTATGCATTGTCTTATTTTCTTCAATAGTGGGAAAATAACATCATACAacatggttttttttttctctttttgatgTTGCAACacaaattgaaacaattttaCCATTTGTCACGAATTTCTCTCTTTACGCCAAACAACAATCTGTAAAAAAAGGGATGAAATGTTAACGTAACAACTTTTTTGGGGCAGTTCTGCAGGAAGTGTAGTTTGAGGGACTTAAAAACAAATTAACCAAAATAAAGATagtataaattaaaagaaaaaaagaaaattaccgGCGGGATCGGAGAAGGGGGGTGGGAGCgccaaccccccccccccccccccccccccaaaatcTAGGTTGCGGCCATGCTTCCCTGAATCCAGGCTCagatttttgttaattttatattatttttattttatacaatttGTTTTAAGTCCCACAAGTTCTCCTTCCTGTAAAACACCACCAAAATAGTGGTGGCCATTTAAAAAATCGTGTTGTCcggtgaaaaaaataaaaggaatatTATGGGGTGAATTTTTTTCGTATTGCATGGTGAAGTTACTTCAACTTGGGTtgaaatgtgaaaaaaaaaatcgtgttttacaatattatttttccataaGAGAAACACCCATAaaatgtatttattatttattaataagaaaaatctACAAGCTtcataagagaaaaaaaaataaaaaagcataaTTATTTCTTAATACATAGTGGTCGCTGTATATATGGTAGATATGGACTATAATCAAAAGATAGAAATAGTAATAAAGAACATAAATTGTATATCACCTAAAAGAAGAGCATAAATTAAAGTccaaaaaaaggtaaaaaggCACTTTGACGTCCTTTGCTGATGGATTGTAAATCCCAATCATGATCATATGAAATTAGTAAGGGAATGGCTTACTTATCACATATGTAAAGATGCAGCCGCCTTCATATTTGACTATATATAACTTATTTaccattaaaatttatattttctttacatGCTTGTTATGGACTGGTTACCTATTTGAACGACACCAAATCATAAATAACTTAATGATTATTGAATTCCACACCATAATACTCGTTACATTGTGTATCTTTAAATCTTACAAATTGTAAGATcccaaattaaaaatatacacaaaataaaaattttgaaattcaaacatgggatacaattttttttccctgaatTAGACATTGGGctaacaaaatattaaaaataataaataatagaacCAATATTTGCAATGCATGTACTGCACAATGCCATTCTGTACTTAACTTCAATCCTTTCCATGTGTATTTTTGCTCATATGAGATTGAATATCTGCCAAATGATTTTTCCGTTATGCATGCCATATTTATTGTAGTATATACTTTTCGCATTAGTCTTCTGCTTAAAATGTGTCGATTTGGTGTTTGGAAGTAGAGTCTAAATTCAACAAAAAGATCAAATACCGACTCGCtttattttatgaatgaaATATTTCAATGATAGCTCGCGTATAATATACTGCATAAGCTATTTTCAcgagaaaattaatattattttgctCATAAGACTGCAATGCTTGGAATTGACATCATCTtagatgaaaacaaaaaagaaaaatcatgacAATGAATAAATGGTATGGAGAATCGTGGTAGGTACACACCTCAGTCAATTTTCAAGCTCATCCATTTCAAGCTGTGGGTATAAATTGGGGTTCTCGTCCTCCAATTTTCACCTACACGGCAAGCAAGGGCTCTTACCCTAAACCCTTTAGGTACAAAATACCAAAACCATCCCTCTTTATTCATATGCTTATGTggttattacttttttttatctccaATCTTTTTACATCGATCACCGTCGTAGTGAAGAATGAAATTATTAGTTTCATTGTTTTTATTATGTGcttgcatttttcttttctctttgtttaGCTCTCCTTGAAGTTGATAGGATGCAAgggagaacaattctcaatcTCATATTTTTCGTTCcgaagttttcttttttcattacTATATATCAGTTCAATGATGAACGAGTAGCTTTAgttaaattctttttaattatttcaagaATGGGTTTCGCATGACCCGTCATGGGAAAGGGAGAAGGGGCTCTTTGGGCCGTCGCCAGCGGCCACCATCCTCCCATCCAAGGTCTCCAACATCCTAAGAGGGCGCCAACAACCACAGACGGGGTTGGTGGCGACAGGCGACACCCCAACCCCTTGAAATCAACGGCCATCTCAAATCATATGAACAAGTTCCATTAAATCATATGCGGATCCTTAACATATTTGAAATGCAGTTCAGTCCACACACGCTTTCATCATATCTCGTTTTGCATTAGCATTACAGCGTGATGACATGTCAAAATGGCACCGTGCTACATGTAATTTCGGTTTAATCAGTTCAGTAGCTCCAATCGGCCGGTTAACATGGCTAttagaatcgtgattcgaatcgtaCAATCGTACGATTCCATTTATATCAAGCAAATCTGATTCAGGGGGATGGATCGAAATGCTGAGATCAATCTTGAATCGCGAGGTGGATCGCGGAATCGCAGAATCGATGCGATTGAACCGATTCTACTGTCAGCCCAAGTTTCGGCCCAAGCTCAGCTTAGTCAGGTCATCAGGCAGCCTGacccgactctctctctctctctctctctctctctctctttaaaaaaattcatatcttCGTCTTCTCAGTCTCGTTCACCGACTGAAAAAGCCCTACCTTTGTCTTCTCATTCTCCGATTGAACTCGACGAGCCGAGCAGTCTTCTCTTCAGACTTCAGAGTTCGACTggtctgcttcttcttcttctactgCTCACGATTATACTATTCTTTGCTTCATGAGATCGCAATGACCAGTATTTGGTAGTGAGCTGATTACTAATTCAATGAACATCAGGTTCTCATAATCCGCTCCTGAAAGAAATGACATAAATCcttgcttttgcttatttcttCTTGATTCCGCCAGACAATGGGGTCATCGAAGGAAGACAATCCATACTTGTAAATGTAATTGAATCTTATGATTCTTGAAGATGGAAAAGTCTAATTCGTACTGGGATGCGTACCATCAACAATTTACATCAGAACCTATTAATATCCGGATCTATCCCATAAAATCATgtgttcatatataaaataattaaatgatattGTTCTATTGATGAATAATGATTTATCTTTTTTGCTTAGAAATatatgatacatatatatatgtatatgttttttttaattacagatAAAATCTTACAATTCATGATTCGATTTTATGATTCACGATTCTAAGAATCCCAACCGATTCTAAGTAGAATCACGACTCTGACAATCTTGCTGGTTAacatttaaataatatctctTAACAAATAATATGGGAACCATAATGGCGACCACAATTGATGCCCATCTCCATTGTCACCCAGTTAcatttccgatagttcgcgaGAAGGATGAGAACAAAGACCGTAGGATGATAATTTATGGCAAGAACCGGAGGACTGAGGGGGCAGTCGCCTTTTCTAATATCGTGATGTTCAACGAAAATTACATATTGTTCTTCGATTCTGAATCTACGTTCACCTCTACCTTGTAAACCCAAGGACCCTGCCGCCTATCAAAATCCTGCCGCTCCAGGCTAGCAAATTACAGAAACATCTGACTTCGAAAATGAGTTAAGTGCATTTTAATGAGATCAAGAATATCTCTTCCTAAAATAAGCTTGTTTTGTTGCATAATGCTCCAATTTAGAGATATGTCAAACTGTTAGTAATTGAATAAAAGAGAGAGTAAGTAATGCAATGATGGCCTACTTGACAACAACACGTCAATGACCAAAATAAGATGGTAGCTATAGATGATGAATAAGATATCccaaaattagaaaaacaaaatttcgGAGACCTACTTGACAATAACACAAAGTCACAACCTGTCATCTGCACCCCTCGATTCAGTCCAAATACAACAAAGCTTAGTTAACTTACCTGGTCCAACTGTCACCTCGTCGGAGCAACAGATACTGCAAGTGATTCCCATTCCTCTATCAAATCTGAACACTCGAATTCCGTATGACACCTAATTAAGTAAATCCACAAGCATGCCCTCTACCATTAGACTCTGATAGTGCACCTGAAGCTCCATGCTCGTAATATCTGCTGTCAAGCATTCCCATTCACATTCCAGGGGAAACAAAAGTAAGAGAGTGACAATGTCCTCCATGAATTGAAACAAACATGAGGATATCAAGGATACCTTGTCGAAAAATTATGCCAGAGGGCTGCACTGGAATTATCCACAGTATGTAGAAGTGCTTAGCGGACTGATATAGGCAACTACTTCCCAATCTATactaaaaaaacaataaatcaaACCACACCAACAGGAAGTAATGCAATGAAGCTGACTGACGActgaaacaaagaaaaaacttTAATTTCATATCTATTCGTGGAAAAAGGATTTACCCATTGTTGTTAATGCATGTCATCTTTTCCGACAAATTGTCATCCCATCACCAATCGGCACCTACGAATCTAAGAGTCAGATGAATTCTCCACTTTTAAGGACCAAATCATTCCAGCTTTAAAAACAGAGTGAATGAGCTTACCATACTAATGCTTACACGATCATCCTCCATCAATCTTTGGTTGAAATTCCTAATGCTGACAGTTTTGGTGTCATTTACCTGCTTGTAATGAATAATAAGGATTAATATACTTTCTTTATACGAGAAAAATTACTAcaagaaagaaattataattgagGATTCAGGTGATTGGTAGATGGTGGCAATTCACCATAGGATCAGCTACTTTGCCATGCCACAGAACATTGTCGATCACAATGACGCCGCCAGTCCTCACCTGAAATGACAGAAACATAGTACCAACGTGTCTATTAATAACTATGCATAAGCCTCCCTACAAAAGGGAATCCTGATTTGCTTCTAACTTGGAGAAAGTCCAATCTATGTTCAACTCACCAGCTGCATGAGCATTTCAAAGTATTCTTGATTCATTTTCTTCTCGGCATCAACAAATGCGAAATCATAACTGCGTAAAACAGTAAACACAAGCAAAGCGCCAAATGAATCAGTTACTGTAATTCCAGTACGTAAATAAATCACAtacagaaaaggaaaaagagagtATATTTGTAGCCATTGCATAGCTAACGTATTCGAGTTCAAGAAAACAAAGTGTGCATGACGCAACTATTCAGGACCTGtttaccaaatatatatatatatatatatatatatattttcaggaCTCAATAAAACTATGGAGCCTATTCAGGATACTACAATTGTTATATACCTGCAAGCTTCACCATTCAGAATAAGAGACTTCAAGGTATCTGCAGcaagtccatgtctaacatcTACCTAAATGCGAGGAATGGGTCTAGGGCTGTCAATAGACAAATACATTAACTGATAAAAACAATTCATAACCTATCAATTCATAGGGTGCACTGAAGCAGCTCGATCTCCTATCCATTCATAgggggagggagaagagaaaaGAGCTACCGCATATATAAAGGGTGTATCACCTTGTGTACCACTCCAGCTAGCTCATAATACTTCTTCGCAACATCAAGAGACTTAGCATCTCTTTCGCATGCAACTAAGTAGCCAGACTCTGACAGTGCAAGTGCAATTGCCAAAGAGGAGTATccctataataaaaaatgtcaaCAACGTTTGCATATTATTCATTGAGCACAAATGAAACATTGTTGGACAACACAAAATGTATTTAATTGGGGTGCATATTGAAGTTAACCATGAAAGAATGTGGAAGAGTTTATTGCATAGTGCACAGTATCAGCTAAGGAGCAAGTCGTATGTTGGCCTTCCTAATATCAGTGAACGGGACTACTACGAAGTTGATATTATCTCAAACTTTAACTTCTAGGACAAGACGAACTTACAGTATAAACACCTACTTCAATACACCGTTGCGCGCCCATAATCTGCACCAGCATTGCGAGTAGTTGTGCTTGATCAGGGGAAACCTGTCAAGGCATGTACGTTTCATCACATATATTAGGGAAAGCAGGAAGTATCCTGTAGTGCCATAATAGTTGAAGTTTTTTCATCCTAAGAGAAAACTAGCATTGGTGGCAATGCGATTTTTGCATTTTCCGAGGAACTCGGCAACTTGTAACTGCATAAAAGCACAGTGGCAGATGTTGCACACAACCCCggaaacaacaatcacaagttAGTTGGACTATATAGCAAGTGAAAGTACACAAGCAGATTGTAACATACAGGACACATTGCGAACGCGTACAAGCAATTAAAAGTTCTTAGCCCGATTGATATCAATCACATCATTGTTTCAGCTTTACTGAACaaattattcaatttgtcGAATAATAGCAGCGAGACCAGGAATCAAGAGGGGACCTGCATCTGACTACCCCGCATGGAGGCCGTCTCCTCCCGAAGTTGCCGTAAAATCTGAGGCTCCCTGACATTGGAGAGGATGTAGTTATAAAGGGCGGGAGTGACACTTATCACTTGTTTGTCGCCATAGTTCTTATCATCTGCTACCACGACAGGcctggtggtggtggtggtggtggagcACCAGCACTTCCCACGAACCGATGTGAAGGCTGTTGGCCTTGTGGTTGATATCGCGAGGGATCTCCTTACCACAGCAGTGGATAGAGAGGGTTCCCTAGCAAAGATGGAGAAACAGCGATTGAGTACAAGTGAGCTGCTCGCTGTCCCAATTCTCATCCTGGAACTTAGAGAACAAGAGAGAACACTGGCGGAGcggggagggagagggagaggcgAGGCGAGGCTCAGCCGCGACGACACAAGGAGAAATCAGAAGTGGAGCGGAGAGGGAGAGGTTAGGTGGGAGGCTCAGCGGCACGACGATACGGTTCAGAAGGAGACGACGCGATGCTCTCTGCTCAGGAGAGTTACAGTATTGAGAGAATCAGAGGCGTAGAATGGAGAGGGAGACAGACTGGGAGTAGTGAGtgtcagagagagagagagagagagagaggcgcAGGATAGTGGCC is a genomic window containing:
- the LOC116206176 gene encoding uncharacterized protein LOC116206176 isoform X2; this encodes MRIGTASSSLVLNRCFSIFAREPSLSTAVVRRSLAISTTRPTAFTSVRGKCWCSTTTTTTRPVVVADDKNYGDKQVISVTPALYNYILSNVREPQILRQLREETASMRGSQMQVSPDQAQLLAMLVQIMGAQRCIEGYSSLAIALALSESGYLVACERDAKSLDVAKKYYELAGVVHKVDVRHGLAADTLKSLILNGEACSYDFAFVDAEKKMNQEYFEMLMQLVRTGGVIVIDNVLWHGKVADPMVNDTKTVSIRNFNQRLMEDDRVSISMVPIGDGMTICRKR
- the LOC116206176 gene encoding uncharacterized protein LOC116206176 isoform X1; its protein translation is MRIGTASSSLVLNRCFSIFAREPSLSTAVVRRSLAISTTRPTAFTSVRGKCWCSTTTTTTRPVVVADDKNYGDKQVISVTPALYNYILSNVREPQILRQLREETASMRGSQMQVSPDQAQLLAMLVQIMGAQRCIEVGVYTGYSSLAIALALSESGYLVACERDAKSLDVAKKYYELAGVVHKVDVRHGLAADTLKSLILNGEACSYDFAFVDAEKKMNQEYFEMLMQLVRTGGVIVIDNVLWHGKVADPMVNDTKTVSIRNFNQRLMEDDRVSISMVPIGDGMTICRKR